CTGCCACTGCAGCCTATTCCGGAAACCAGAGCCATCTTGTCCGCATTCAGCCCGGTACGATCGATAGCCCTTATGAAACACCCAACCGCCGAGCCAATGCCGCATCCGGCGCACCAGATGTGAGGCATCCGATCCACCCGGAGATAGGCGTCAATGGGATTCTTTTCTTCACGCCCCGCTTCTGTCAACGCAATGCCTCTCTTATGCCTTCCAGGATGGTCTGGGGTTGGTGCATACCGCCGCCCATGTGTGGCAGGAGCAATGTCTTGGCTCTACCGCCGGCACACCGCTCTACCTCCAACACGATCTGGCCGTAGTTTATCTCGGGAACTACGAAGGCCTTAACCTGTTGTGACAACTCTCTGACACGGTCCTCGGCAAAGGGCCACACCGTTATCAGCCGCAAAAGGCCTGCTCGTATTCCCTCATCTCGTGCCTGCTGGACAGCACGCCGCGCGACCCGGGCAGTTATTCCGTAGGCACAGACCACAACCTCTGCATCCTCTGTGCCCACCTCTTCATAATTTATGATATCTTTCCTGTTCAGTCTGATCTTATCTACCAGCCGGCGTACCAGCCGTTCCTGTGCTGCGGCAGTCATCTCCGGATAGCCCCTCTCGTCATGGGTCAAACCGGTAACATGAAAGCGGTACCCCTCACCAGCGATGGCCATGGGAGGAACAAGATCACTGTCTGGCTGATAGGGCCAATACTTTCCAGGTGGCGCCGTGGGCCGGCGTCGCTGCACCAGTTCTTCTGGTGCTACCCGTCGCATTACCACCTTCTCGCTCATGTGGCCTACTGTCTCATCAGCCATCAGTAGCACCGGAACGCGGTACTTCTCTGAAAGGTTAAACGCAGTGATAGTAAAGTCGAACATCTCCTGGGGTGAGCTGGGGACAATGGCAATGATTTCGTAGACTCCGTGCGAGCCCCACTTGGCCTGCATCATGTCTCCCTGCCCCACCGATGTTGGCAGACCCGTGGAAGGTCCAGCGCGCTGCACATTGACTACCACACAGGGAGTCTCCAGCATCACCCCCAGACCCAGGTTCTCCATCATCAGACTGAATCCCGGTCCTGAGGTAGAGGTCATCGCCTTCACTCCTGCCCATGATGCCCCCAGTATGGCATTCATCGAGGCGATCTCATCCTCCATCTGAACGTAAACACCACCGATCTCGGGGAGTCGGCGGCTCATCCGCTCTGCTATCTCGGTAGCCGGGGTGATGGGATAGCCAGCAAAAAAACGACAGCCTGCACTGATAGCTCCCTCAGCACAGGCTTCATCACCATTGATAAAGAACTGCCCCTCTCGAATACCTTCCTCAGACATCAGTATGTTGAGATCCTCCTCCTCATCCTCTTAGGCCAGCCAAATCGCAAAGTCGGGGCAGATCATCTCGCACAGGCCACAGCCCGTACACCTGTTCTCCTCCGCCACATTGGGGAGGGCATAGCCCTTCGCATTCATCTCATTGCCTATGATGAGTATCCCCTTGGGGCAGATTTCCACGCAGTAACGGCAGCCTTTACACCTATCCTTTTGTATGACTATCCGTACCTTTTTGGCAGGCTTTTCTTCCTGATCAGAGAGCTTTCTCTGTACCGTCATAACAGCACCGTTTTCATTGTCATTT
This Chloroflexota bacterium DNA region includes the following protein-coding sequences:
- a CDS encoding 4Fe-4S binding protein, which codes for MTVQRKLSDQEEKPAKKVRIVIQKDRCKGCRYCVEICPKGILIIGNEMNAKGYALPNVAEENRCTGCGLCEMICPDFAIWLA
- a CDS encoding 2-oxoacid:acceptor oxidoreductase subunit alpha, encoding MSEEGIREGQFFINGDEACAEGAISAGCRFFAGYPITPATEIAERMSRRLPEIGGVYVQMEDEIASMNAILGASWAGVKAMTSTSGPGFSLMMENLGLGVMLETPCVVVNVQRAGPSTGLPTSVGQGDMMQAKWGSHGVYEIIAIVPSSPQEMFDFTITAFNLSEKYRVPVLLMADETVGHMSEKVVMRRVAPEELVQRRRPTAPPGKYWPYQPDSDLVPPMAIAGEGYRFHVTGLTHDERGYPEMTAAAQERLVRRLVDKIRLNRKDIINYEEVGTEDAEVVVCAYGITARVARRAVQQARDEGIRAGLLRLITVWPFAEDRVRELSQQVKAFVVPEINYGQIVLEVERCAGGRAKTLLLPHMGGGMHQPQTILEGIREALR